The stretch of DNA GATACGATAACGTGCTAGTGCTGTCTGGCGATGTGCCGCTGATTCGACCGGAGACCATTGGGCTGCTTTGGGAATTTCACCAGGCACAGGATGCGGCGATGACGATTCTGACGGCGAGGCCGGAGAATCCTTTTGGATACGGGCGCGTGGTGCGTAGAGGTTCCGATTCGGCGGAGGTCGAGGCGATTGTGGAGCAGAAGTCGTTGAGCGCCGGGCAGGAAGAAATTGGCGAGATCAATTCCGGGATTTACGCATTCAAGACGGCGGCACTGCTGCAGTATTTGAGCAGGATTGAAGCGGGGAATTCGGCTGGAGAGTATTACCTGACGGACCTTGCGGGGATACTGGTAGCGGCGGGCGAGCGGGTGGTGGCGGTCGAAGCTGCTGATCCTGAGGAAGTGCTGGGCGCGAACACAATTGCCGAGCTGGTGTCGTTGGATGCGACTTTGCGCGCGCAGAATGCAGAGCGGCTGATGGCGCAGGGAGTTACGATTTTTCGGCCGGAGACCAGTGTGATTGACGCGGACGTCGAGGTCGGGCCGGATACAGTCATCGAGCCGTTTGTGCAATTGCTGGGCAAAACGCGGATTGGGTCGGATTGCCTGATTCGGTCGAGCACGGTGATTGAAAATTCTACGATTGAAGACGGAGTGATTGTTCGCCAGAGCTGCGTGATTGCTGAATCTACGATCGGGAGCGGCGCGAGGATTGGGCCTTTTGCCCACATCCGGCCGGGGAGCGAGATCGGCGAGGATGCGCATGTCGGGAACTTTGTCGAGACGAAGAAAGCACGGCTCGGCAAAGGCGCAAAGGCCAATCACCTGACCTATCTGGGCGACGCCGAAGTTGGAGCAGGCTCGAATATCGGCGCGGGTGTGATCACCTGCAATTATGACGGGGTGAACAAGCACACTACCAAAATCGGAGCTGGCGTGTTTGTGGGAAGCGACTCGACCCTGGTTGCTCCGATCACTCTCGGCGACGGATGCTACGTCGGAGCGGGCTCATGTATTACAAAGGATGTACCGGAAGATGCCCTGGCTGTGGGCCGTTCAAAACAAGTGATTAAAGAAGGTTGGGCTGTGGCGAAACGAAAGCGCCTGCGCGGTGAGTGTTAACTGGGCGCGAACTCTGGCAAAAGAATGCGCCACCGCTTTTCGAATTTGCATCGTAATATAGACAGGCCCTTGGGCGGAGACAATTTACGATGCAAACCCGGAGTGCTGGCGATCGTTCGATGAGATAATTTTCAGTACTTTTGTTTCTCTTTCAAGGTTATTCCTTGTGATGTAAATCCTGCGAAATATGTTTTTTGAGTCGGATTTGCGTAGTATTTGGCCAGCGGTAAGGACGGGGGAATCATGGGCGCACCGGCAAGAATTCTGATTGTGGATGACGAACCCCACGTGCGGTCAATGCTGGCTGCCACCCTGGACCGGCAGAGCTACCAGACAGTGCAGGCAGGTAGCAACGCAGAAGCTTTTGAACTGATCGACCGGCAGCATTTTGACCTGGTGCTGACTGACATTGTGATGCGGGATGGCAATGGCATCAGCCTGCTGGAGCGGGTGCACGTCGATCATCCGCAGACACCGGTGATTATGGTGACTGCCATCCAGGATGCAAGTGTGGCGATCAGCGCCATGCGCAAGGGCGCTTACGACTACCTGCTGAAGCCGTTTGAGCGCGATCAGTTACTGATCACCGTGCGGCGGGCACTCGAACACCGCAACGCACTTCGCGAGAGTGAGAATTATCAGCAGAATCTTGAGCAGATTGTGGATGCCCGAACAGAATTGCTGCACCAGGCAATCGAGGATCTGGAGCGCTCGTACGACATCACGCTCGAAGCGCTGGGCGACGCGCTGGATTTGAAAGACTCCGAGACGGAAGGCCACTCCAAACGGGTGACAGCCTATACGATTGCCCTGGCGAGAGCGATGGGGATTGGCTCTGACGGCATCAAGGTGATTGCCCGGGGCGCGTTCCTGCACGATATCGGCAAAATGGCGATTCCAGATGCGATTCTGCGCAAGCCGGGCAAACTAACCGCGGAAGAGCAGCATATCATGCGTGAGCATTGCGCGCGCGGATATAACATCCTGCGCAAGATTCCCTATCTGAGTGAGGCTGCGGAGATCGTGTACTCGCACCAGGAGCATTATGACGGCAGCGGTTATCCGCGAGGCATTCACGGGAACGCTATCCCAATCGGGGCACGCATCTTTGCCATTGCCGACACGCTGGACGCGATTACCAGCGATCGCCCGTACCGCGGGGCAAAGAGTTTTGACGTAGCCCGGCTGGAGATCCTTCGCTGCTCGGGGACGCAGTTCGATCCTGCCGCGGTCGAAGTATTCCTCAAGATTCCCAATGAGCTGTGGATCGAGTTGCGGAACGAGATTACCGGTCACAGCAAACCATTTACTTCCGAAGAAATCGCCCGAGCTACAGCAACCCGCTAAAATCATCTTGAAATTTGACCCAGGAGCCTATGACTGTTCTTACGCCTGCAGAGATTACGCAATCGCTCAAAGCGGTTCCCGATTGGCATATTGAAAACGGAGAGTTACGGCGCGGTTTTTCATTTTTGGATTTTCGCGAGGCAATGAGTTTTGTGAACTCAGTGGCGGCGGTGGCGGAACAGGCCGGGCATCATCCCTATATCGATATTCGCTACAACAAGGTACGACTGACGCTGGTAAGCCATGATGCAGGTGGGATTACGGAGAAGGATTTTTCGCTGGCTAATAGGATAGGGATCATTCTTTAGTCTTCCCGCCCGGCAAATGCTCCATTCCGCTATTCAGGTTGGATCTTCTTCTTCCATGCCAAGTTCTTCCCCGTAGGAAGATTCTGGATTCTGTAGATTGGAAGAAAGTATGGGATTCTGGAGTTTTGTCAGGGTCTTGCGATGCCACCAGGCTACAGCCAATCCGCCGGCGAAGGCTGAGGCTGCCGCGACCATCCCTACCTGGAGAATGAGCGCAGGTCGCTTTACGCTCTTTTTATCTTTACTGTAACTGTCTTCTTTACTATCACTTGTCAAGATTTTAGCCCTGAACTTTCTAGGTATTGTGATGGCTGATTCTCCTTATTATTTTAGCCCTGTGCGCATGGCGCCTCTGTCTTCTTTCGAACAAGTATCACATTACGAAATATTTTGATTTTTGTATTTGCATTCCTGCGAATCTATAGTAAGGTGTATATATTGCTGCTGAGGGATGGTACTGAGTCTCCCGTCCTCCAATAGCAAGTAAGTTGCGTCACTGGCCTCCCGCCACGAACAGATTACCGTTCGTGGCGCCTTTTTTTGTTCTGAACTTTTATCTTCGCTTAAGTCTTGAACTTTTATTCGCGACGGAGCTCTGCCTAGTTTGGCGTTCCTGCCTGTCAGATTAGAATGGAAATCACTGAGGAGTGCATGATGAAGAGCTTTCATTCTCGACGCTGGGCAGTAGCGCTGGTTCTTGCTGCGGCAACCGCGATCAGCTATGCGCAGTGGACCAACCCCGCAGATGATATTCCGGCGTACCATCCATCTGCGCCGCTCAAGATCAGTTCCCTGCCTCCGATTATGAGTGGAGCAAAGTTGACCGGGGAGCATTTCCAGTATCCGTGGCAGGTTCACGTGTATCAGCAGGCGGCGAAGGTTTCGAACGTGCTGTATCAGTTGCCGTGCAACTGCCGCTGCGATCGCGCGCTGGGTCACACCAGCCTGCGTAGCTGCTTCGAGGGCGTGCATGGGACAGAATGCTCCACTTGCGCCAAGGAAGGCCTGTTTGCATACCAGCAGACGAAGCTGGGAAAGACGCCGGCGCAGATTCGGGCGGCGATTGCACGCCATGACTACGAACAGGTCTCGCTGGAGTAGGCTATCGCGCCGGAGTGAGCGGAAGCTGTAAATGGCGTACAATGTTTAAGTGCAGCACGAGCCACCAGGGACGAGCTGACGAGTTCCACAGATGTGGGGGCGTCACGGTTTCGACGGGATCGCAAGCGACAGAGAGGCATGCCGGGGGGTGGGCACCCGTAATCGCTTACAAAAACACAATTGCCAACAACAATCTGGCACTTGCTGCTTAATTAAATAAGCAGCCGTCCTCCTCATCTTTGCCTGTGGGCTGAGAGCGGGCGTCGCACAGCAGGCTGGTTGTTCCCGCTCGGTCCGTGTGGGAATGACAAGATCATCGGACTAGCTTCAAGCGTTTCTTGTCTATTCTGAGCGCCTGGAGCGAAATTACTGAATAGACTACGCATGGAGTCTCTCGGTTGACTACGATTTCGGACGCGGGTTCGACTCCCGCCGCCTCCACCAATTACTTCTACTGACTTCCATTCATCTATCGAGAAGTCAGATCTCCGGTACAGACCTTAAATTACTTGCGGGAAAGTTTCGCCTTCCCTTCCTGCTCCAAGGCACAAGCGTGCATGATGAAGAATGGCGGCGCGGGCCGGACTCGAACCGGCGCATCAGGGTAGAGAACCCCTCCCTTACCCCTTGGGTACCGCGCCTTGCTTCAATAGAAAGATCGTCCATACAAAACCGACGGCAATCATGGGAATTGTCAGGAGTTGCCCCTTGCTCATCCATCCCCAATAGATGGGTTGCCCCAGATCGGGCTGACGCCAGAACTCGTCGATGAAGCGGCCTGCTCCATAGGTGATGCATACCGCTGCAGTCGTCATCCCCGGCCGCGCGGATCGGTGATAAACCACCTGGGCAACGAGAAAAACAAGCAGGCCTTCAGCAACCGCGGCATAGAGCTGACTGGGGTGACGCGGTACGTTGACGCCGTTGATAACTGGCGCGTCAGGAAAGATTACCGCCCACGGAACGGTCGAAGGTCTGCCCCATAACTCCGCATTCATAAAATTAGCGATGCGCCCGAAAGCTATTCCCAGGGGTCCAACGGCTGCCGCAGCATCGAGGAGCGGCCAGGGGCTGAGGTTTCGTTGACGGGAGAAAAGAAAGATTGCCAAAACAAGACCGAGGATGCCGCCGTGACTGGCCATCCCACCATGCCAGATGGCGAAGACCTCCATCGGGGATTCCATCACCGCTGGCAGGTTATAGAAGAGGCAGTAACCCAATCTGCCACCGACTAATACTCCTGTAGAGGTATAGAGAATGAGCACCGAAACTTCTTCATCGCGGATAGTCAGACGGCCTTGTCTTGCCCACCGGGAAAAGAGCCATGCTGCGAAAAGAATGCCTGCGATATACGAGAGTCCATACCAGCGAATACCGAAGCCGCCTGCAAAATGAATTGCCCAGGGATCAAGGTTGTCTACCCAGTATCGTTGCTGCATTACTCCGGACAATTGTCGATACATAGAGAACCTCAGTTATCCGTAATACAAAGTTATGAAGAGTTATGGAAGTCTTAAGATATCTTCGGATTGCCTGCTGACATTGCAGCGACGGATGCCGCATGCAAAGGGTCGCGCGAACTCCAGATACGAAGAGCAATCAGGCCCACAAAGAGAGCGCAACCCATCGGCATAGCCACTCTATCTATATCTATTCGTAATAACTCCGCACCACCCAGGCTGAAGGAAAAGATAACAACAAATACTCCCAGGACCTGGGATGCGCGCAGGGCACGTCTGCCGCCGGAAATAGCCTGGCTTTGTGTTCGCGAAGCAAGGTATCCGTCTGTGCCGTCTACGATGATCATTCCTGCTGAAAACATGAGGCCGAGAATCCATGGATTCATGTCGGCAGCGAGTACGAGTGCCGAGAGTTGGCTGGCAGTTTCAAAACCCGCACCAAAGATAATGCCAATGACGAGCGGACTCGTGATCTTAATTCGAGAGAGTGCAAGATGACGGTGCTCAATTGGTCTTCTCAGGCGCCATAAGTTAAGCGCGCCGAGCGAGATCAGCAACCAGGGAGCATAAGGCTCAAATGCGCGAGCGAGAAGACCGCCTACTCCAACTGCGAGGATAGTAACCAGTGTGCCGTGTCCTATTGCGAACAAGATGCCGTTCCATCGAGATGGGCGTATACGCGAGAGGCCGTCAATCGCAGCCAGATGATCTGGATCAACTCCATGGCGCAAACCGAGAGCTACTGCGAGAGTTAGAAGCGTTGAGTGTGTCATTGCAAATCCTTTGTAATTTGGCTCTCGACAGTTGAGCGTGCTGACACTATCGCCCGTTGGATGCCGTGTCGCGAAAGGCAGCCAGGCGATGCGTATCGAACTCTTTCGGCAGGGGGAGTAACTCGTCAGAGATTTTGGATTGCTCCGCCCAGTCGGCCAGCATTTCATACTGTCTTCGCTGGGTAATCTGCGCGAGCCATTGCGTTCCTTCGGCGCTGGTGATCATGATGACGTTCGGCACGTCGCAAGGACCAAGACATCCACTGATGGATAGATGAACTCGCTTGAGTAATCCTCGATATTTCCACTCCTGCTTTAGCCACTCGACAGGAACCTCTGGATGTCCTTTGTGCGTCTGGCCGCAGCAGCATCCGTTGCAAACGCTGATCTGTCCCAGCATTGGACGCTTGGTCGAAACAACGGGTGGAGGTTGAGGGCGTGGAGATGTCCTTGACATAACGACAATGATAACTCATTATCGTTAAGGAGGGCGATGTCGATGGATTTATTTGTTTTGAAAAACCCGCCGAATTCTACACGGACAAATGAGATCAAGGTACAGGTCGCAGCAGAGCTGGGGCTGGCCGAAGATACGATTGTCATGGTCACAGAGTTGACATGCATGGAGGAGGGATGTCCTCCGATAGAGACGGTAATTGCGGTCTTTACGTCCTCTGGCAACAAGTTTCAATTCAAGCTACATCAGCCTATCGCAGAGATTACTGCCGAAGATATTCATCGTATTTGCAAGCAACGGATCGACTCATCCCTGGAGATACATCATGGAAGCAACTGCAGCTAATAAAGACACACGCGTTCCCGTAACTGTTCTTACTGGATTTCTTGGTTCAGGAAAAACCACGCTCTTGAATCGCATTCTTACCGAAGAGCATGGCAAGCGTATTGCCGTTATCGAGAATGAGTTCGGCGAAGTGGGTGTGGATCAGGAACTTGTGATCGGCGCCGAAGAAGAGATCTTCGAGATGAATAATGGTTGCA from Acidicapsa ligni encodes:
- a CDS encoding 4a-hydroxytetrahydrobiopterin dehydratase, encoding MTVLTPAEITQSLKAVPDWHIENGELRRGFSFLDFREAMSFVNSVAAVAEQAGHHPYIDIRYNKVRLTLVSHDAGGITEKDFSLANRIGIIL
- a CDS encoding PCYCGC domain-containing protein, yielding MMKSFHSRRWAVALVLAAATAISYAQWTNPADDIPAYHPSAPLKISSLPPIMSGAKLTGEHFQYPWQVHVYQQAAKVSNVLYQLPCNCRCDRALGHTSLRSCFEGVHGTECSTCAKEGLFAYQQTKLGKTPAQIRAAIARHDYEQVSLE
- the glmU gene encoding bifunctional UDP-N-acetylglucosamine diphosphorylase/glucosamine-1-phosphate N-acetyltransferase GlmU; amino-acid sequence: MGLAIVIMAAGKGTRLKSRRPKVLHAIGGKPLLEHVIAAASRIVAPADIYAVVGHEAASVEAAVAGTGVGFVLQAEQLGTGHAIQCAQEAIRGYDNVLVLSGDVPLIRPETIGLLWEFHQAQDAAMTILTARPENPFGYGRVVRRGSDSAEVEAIVEQKSLSAGQEEIGEINSGIYAFKTAALLQYLSRIEAGNSAGEYYLTDLAGILVAAGERVVAVEAADPEEVLGANTIAELVSLDATLRAQNAERLMAQGVTIFRPETSVIDADVEVGPDTVIEPFVQLLGKTRIGSDCLIRSSTVIENSTIEDGVIVRQSCVIAESTIGSGARIGPFAHIRPGSEIGEDAHVGNFVETKKARLGKGAKANHLTYLGDAEVGAGSNIGAGVITCNYDGVNKHTTKIGAGVFVGSDSTLVAPITLGDGCYVGAGSCITKDVPEDALAVGRSKQVIKEGWAVAKRKRLRGEC
- a CDS encoding HD domain-containing phosphohydrolase codes for the protein MASGKDGGIMGAPARILIVDDEPHVRSMLAATLDRQSYQTVQAGSNAEAFELIDRQHFDLVLTDIVMRDGNGISLLERVHVDHPQTPVIMVTAIQDASVAISAMRKGAYDYLLKPFERDQLLITVRRALEHRNALRESENYQQNLEQIVDARTELLHQAIEDLERSYDITLEALGDALDLKDSETEGHSKRVTAYTIALARAMGIGSDGIKVIARGAFLHDIGKMAIPDAILRKPGKLTAEEQHIMREHCARGYNILRKIPYLSEAAEIVYSHQEHYDGSGYPRGIHGNAIPIGARIFAIADTLDAITSDRPYRGAKSFDVARLEILRCSGTQFDPAAVEVFLKIPNELWIELRNEITGHSKPFTSEEIARATATR
- a CDS encoding HoxN/HupN/NixA family nickel/cobalt transporter, with product MTHSTLLTLAVALGLRHGVDPDHLAAIDGLSRIRPSRWNGILFAIGHGTLVTILAVGVGGLLARAFEPYAPWLLISLGALNLWRLRRPIEHRHLALSRIKITSPLVIGIIFGAGFETASQLSALVLAADMNPWILGLMFSAGMIIVDGTDGYLASRTQSQAISGGRRALRASQVLGVFVVIFSFSLGGAELLRIDIDRVAMPMGCALFVGLIALRIWSSRDPLHAASVAAMSAGNPKIS
- the lgt gene encoding prolipoprotein diacylglyceryl transferase gives rise to the protein MYRQLSGVMQQRYWVDNLDPWAIHFAGGFGIRWYGLSYIAGILFAAWLFSRWARQGRLTIRDEEVSVLILYTSTGVLVGGRLGYCLFYNLPAVMESPMEVFAIWHGGMASHGGILGLVLAIFLFSRQRNLSPWPLLDAAAAVGPLGIAFGRIANFMNAELWGRPSTVPWAVIFPDAPVINGVNVPRHPSQLYAAVAEGLLVFLVAQVVYHRSARPGMTTAAVCITYGAGRFIDEFWRQPDLGQPIYWGWMSKGQLLTIPMIAVGFVWTIFLLKQGAVPKG
- a CDS encoding (2Fe-2S) ferredoxin domain-containing protein produces the protein MSRTSPRPQPPPVVSTKRPMLGQISVCNGCCCGQTHKGHPEVPVEWLKQEWKYRGLLKRVHLSISGCLGPCDVPNVIMITSAEGTQWLAQITQRRQYEMLADWAEQSKISDELLPLPKEFDTHRLAAFRDTASNGR